Proteins encoded within one genomic window of Mercenaria mercenaria strain notata unplaced genomic scaffold, MADL_Memer_1 contig_1268, whole genome shotgun sequence:
- the LOC128551564 gene encoding uncharacterized protein F54H12.2-like → MGTAEGKVDIQQVGFVVRTVKLLPVVANDLNQAISQHNMKILIRRAVVKTFTIPDGQGSEIDDHLFLGQLAKRLIIGMVRNADMNGDPATNPFDFRHFHLSKLEVSIDGKTILNKAFQPDFENGECLRSYMLLYQATGTLGLNRSIGLTMTEYKSGYTLWGFDLTADQGCEEDQLHPIKTGNLRIDLQFAQQLPSVVNVIVYAEFDNQIEINGRLREVVTDY, encoded by the coding sequence ATGGGCACAGCCGAAGGAAAAGTTGATATCCAGCAAGTGGGATTCGTCGTGAGAACGGTAAAATTGCTTCCTGTAGTGGCAAACGATTTGAATCAGGCCATTAGCCAGCATAACATGAAGATCCTGATACGACGCGCTGTAGTGAAAACATTCACGATCCCCGATGGACAGGGATCTGAAATTGATGATCACTTGTTTCTTGGACAACTTGCAAAACGACTTATCATTGGTATGGTGAGAAATGCAGATATGAATGGAGACCCCGCCACCAACCCGTTTGATTTCAGACATTTCCATTTGTCTAAACTAGAAGTCAGTATCGACGGGAAAACCATTCTCAACAAAGCCTTCCAACCAGATTTTGAAAATGGAGAATGTTTGCGATCCTACATGTTACTCTACCAGGCAACAGGAACTCTCGGACTCAACAGGTCGATTGGACTGACTATGACAGAATATAAAAGTGGCTACACTCTCTGGGGATTTGATCTCACCGCAGATCAAGGTTGTGAGGAAGATCAACTTCACCCTATAAAAACGGGGAACCTGAGGATAGATCTTCAGTTTGCACAACAACTTCCTAGCGTCGTAAACGTGATAGTATACGCAGAATTCGACAATCAAATAGAAATCAACGGACGACTGAGAGAAGTCGTCACAGATTATTAA